The following coding sequences lie in one Harpia harpyja isolate bHarHar1 chromosome W unlocalized genomic scaffold, bHarHar1 primary haplotype SUPER_W_unloc_1, whole genome shotgun sequence genomic window:
- the LOC128138062 gene encoding LOW QUALITY PROTEIN: SUMO-activating enzyme subunit 1-like (The sequence of the model RefSeq protein was modified relative to this genomic sequence to represent the inferred CDS: deleted 1 base in 1 codon), with amino-acid sequence MVEKEEGGPGGISEEEVAQYDRQIRLWGLEAQKRLRASRVLLVGMKGLGAEVAKNLILAGVKGLTMLDHQQVSQEDTRAQFLIPVGSLGRNRAEASLERVQNLNPMVDVKADPESVESKPEEFFTQFDAVCLTCCSRDVMVKIDQICHKNSVKFFTGDVFGYHGYMFADLGEHEFVEEKTKVAKVSPGVEDGLDTKKAKLDSSETTMVKKRVVFCQLKEALAVNWSGEEAKAVLKHTTLDYFLLQVLLKFRTDNGRDPSPQNYAEDSKLLLQIRHDVLESLGVGADLLPDEFISYCFSEMAPVCAVVGGVLGQEVVKALSQRDPPHNNFFFFNGIKGNGIVECLGPS; translated from the exons AtggtggagaaggaggagggcGGCCCTGGCGGCATCagcgaggaggaggtggcacagtATGACCGGCAGATCCGGCTATGGGGGCTCGAGGCCCAGAAGCG GTTACGAGCTTCCcgggtgctgctggtggggatgaAGGGTCTTGGAGCAGAAGTGGCGAAGAATCTCATCTTGGCAGGAGTCAAAGGCTTGACCATGCTGGACCATCAGCAG GTTTCCCAAGAGGACACACGAGCTCAGTTCCTCATTCCTGTGGGTTCCTTGGGCCGCAACAGAGCTGAAGCCTCACTGGAGCGGGTGCAGAACCTCAATCCCATGGTGGACGTAAAAGCTGACCCCGAGAGTGTGGAGAGCAAGCCCGAAGAGTTCTTCACCCAGTTTGACGCA GTCTGCCTAACCTGTTGCTCCCGGGATGTTATGGTGAAGATCGACCAGATTTGCCACAAGAACAGCGTCAAGTTCTTCACTGGTGATGTTTTCGGCTACCACGGCTATATGTTTGCTGACCTTGGGGAACACGAATTTGTGGA aGAGAAAACCAAGGTCGCCAAAGTCAGCCCAGGTGTGGAAGATGGGCTGGACACCAAAAAAGCCAAACTCGACTCATCGGAGACAACCATGGTGAAAAAG CGCGTGGTTTTCTGCCAGCTGAAGGAAGCCCTGGCTGTCAACTGGAGCGGGGAGGAGGCGAAGGCAGTGCTGAAACACACCACCCTGGATTATTTCCTCCTCCAAG tgctgttgaagTTTCGGACGGATAACGGCCGGGATCCTTCCCCCCAAAACTACGCCGAGGACTCGAAGCTGCTGCTCCAGATCCGCCATGACGTCCTGGAGTCGCTGGGGGTTGGTGCTGACCTGCTGCCAGATGAATTCATCAG ctaCTGCTTCTCTGAAATGGCTCCCGTCTGCGCTGTGGTCGGAGGTGTCCTGGGCCAGGAGGTGGTCAAG GCCCTGTCccagcgggac cccccccacaaCAACTTCTTCTTCTTCAACGGCATCAAAGGCAACGGGATCGTGGAGTGCCTGGGCCCCAGCTGA